The proteins below come from a single Rosa rugosa chromosome 2, drRosRugo1.1, whole genome shotgun sequence genomic window:
- the LOC133734358 gene encoding F-box/LRR-repeat protein At4g14103-like yields MDASSQTGQPKKWKLSGEKEEGGSMSLIKLPDVLIEQIISFLPTKDAIRTSILSKRWEYLWTSLPELKFIQGMNETRCSFVTAVDRALILRGPADLKQFLLLFRGLEQLDDASRVNRWITAMLRRNVEELILRLSNYKELSLPRSLFISATLTYLDIIVPCIFKVPSTVCLSSLRTLRLQCVVFSDDCSTQQLFSGCPVLEDLILGECSWGNCKFVSICAPKLLSLEIDEDIELCPKGSDGCQIMIFGVNLTNFYYSGEFRNHYCFNNSSVNEAHIFHCSNEKSRHMSYGFNKLLGGLSSVKTLATNSDSLEVIQTHATELLTQMPLLNYLTTLKLEAEEVVPCSKALLRMLGNCPCLQTLIFFQEINLSSDDANDDGVLEPLPPCFLTSLKQIEVHAFYGDKNNLCAIKILLKNAMVLEKMILTCMHSFVGGSEKKKDVNKQLSDLPKGSESCEVVLV; encoded by the exons ATGGATGCAAGCTCTCAAACAGGACAACCCAAAAAGTGGAAGTTATCTGGGGAAAAAGAGGAAGGAGGCAGCATGAGCTTAATCAAGTTACCTGATGTGCTTATTGAACAAATTATCTCCTTCCTTCCAACAAAAGATGCTATCCGAACAAGCATTCTGTCTAAAAGATGGGAATACCTATGGACATCACTTCCCGAACTTAAGTTCATTCAAGGGATGAATGAAACGAGATGTTCCTTTGTGACTGCTGTGGACAGGGCACTAATTCTTCGTGGCCCTGCTGATCTAAAAcagtttcttcttttgtttagaGGGTTAGAGCAGCTAGATGATGCATCTCGTGTTAATCGGTGGATCACTGCCATGCTAAGACGTAATGTTGAAGAGCTTATACTTCGCCTGTCTAACTATAAGGAGCTTTCACTGCCTCGTTCTTTATTTATTTCTGCAACACTCACGTACTTGGACATAATTGTGCCCTGTATTTTCAAAGTTCCTTCTACTGTTTGTCTATCAAGTTTAAGGACCTTGAGACTTCAATGCGTGGTGTTTTCTGATGACTGCTCAACCCAGCAGCTGTTTTCAGGTTGTCCAGTCCTTGAGGACTTGATACTAGGAGAATGCAGCTGGGGCAATTGCAAGTTTGTGAGTATTTGTGCCCCAAAACTTTTGAGTTTGGAAATTGATGAAGACATTGAATTATGTCCCAAAGGTTCAGATGGTTGCCAGATTATGATATTTGGTGTTAATCTCACAAACTTTTATTACTCGGGTGAATTCCGAAATCACTATTGCTTCAATAACTCATCAGTAAATGAGGCTCATATTTTTCATTGCTCTAATGAGAAGTCGAGGCATATGAGTTATGGGTTTAATAAGCTTCTTGGAGGACTATCTAGTGTGAAGACCCTAGCTACCAATTCTGATTCCCTTGAG GTGATTCAGACTCATGCAACAGAACTGCTTACCCAGATGCCCCTGTTGAATTACCTAACCACTTTGAAATTGGAAGCAGAGGAAGTAGTTCCCTGTAGCAAAGCACTATTGAGGATGCTTGGAAACTGTCCTTGCCTTCAAACTCTGATATTCTTTCAG GAGATTAACCTGTCCTCAGATGATGCTAACGACGATGGGGTGTTGGAGCCACTGCCTCCATGTTTCCTGACTAGTCTTAAACAGATTGAAGTTCATGCATTCTATGGAGACAAGAATAATCTTTGTGCAATAAAGATTTTGCTAAAGAATGCCATGGTCTTGGAGAAGATGATCTTAACTTGCATGCACAGTTTTGTTGGAGGATCAGAGAAGAAAAAGGATGTTAACAAACAGCTATCAGATCTCCCAAAAGGGTCAGAAAGCTGTGAAGTTGTTCTTGTTTGA
- the LOC133730348 gene encoding FBD-associated F-box protein At4g13985-like, producing MEEKRLQEAARVLAIYLRNLLDTFWSSDDNRSSFLKAVDRALILRDADIEQFSLSFPVKKGDASRVSSWTSGLVWRNVEKLSLALDGARSKFFLPPCLFTCATLRDLELYVPTKLKVPATVSFPSLRRLSLNSLVFTDDYSTQKLFSGCPVLNELSLINCNWANLKSVTISASNLLSLIIYETGGQLQLFGRCCEIMVYGVSLKYFRYKGGFLNDYYFDNSYVDKAEILTPTLRLRHVSYRLYKLFREFSSMKMLTTSSSSFKVVQTYNASELLAQIPLFSNLATLIFEENPVNIYCEGLLRMFQNCPSLQTLVFSEGVRLWCLDAEEDGVLRPQPPCFLETLEKIEVHAFHGNRDELAALKVLLKNAMVLEKLIITCSDSFEGGPEKLKDVNNQLADLPRGSSKCCEFICSLRP from the exons ATGGAGGAGAAGAGATTGCAGGAGGCAGCAAGAGTTTTGGCAATTTACCTGAGGAACTTATTAGATACATTCT GGTCGTCTGATGATAATAGATCTTCTTTCTTGAAAGCTGTGGATAGAGCACTTATTCTTCGGGATGCAGATATAGAACAGTTCAGTCTTTCGTTTCCAGTGAAGAAGGGTGATGCATCTCGCGTTAGTTCGTGGACTTCTGGCTTAGTCTGGCGCAATGTTGAAAAGCTTTCTCTTGCTCTGGATGGGGCTAGGTCAAAGTTTTTTTTGCCTCCGTGTTTATTTACTTGTGCGACACTGAGGGACTTAGAACTATATGTCCCTACTAAATTGAAAGTTCCTGCTACTGTTTCTTTCCCAAGTCTCAGGAGATTGTCTCTGAACTCTCTGGTGTTTACTGATGACTATTCAACTCAGAAGCTGTTTTCTGGTTGCCCAGTTCTCAATGAATTATCTCTAATCAATTGCAATTGGGCGAATCTCAAGTCTGTGACTATTTCTGCTTCCAATCTTTTGAGCTTGATCATATATGAAACTGGTGGTCAGTTACAGCTTTTCGGACGTTGTTGTGAGATTATGGTATATGGAGTCAGTCTCAAATATTTTCGGTACAAGGGCGGTTTCCTAAATGATTATTACTTTGATAACTCATATGTAGATAAGGCTGAGATTCTTACTCCTACTTTGAGATTGAGACATGTGAGTTACCGGTTGTATAAGCTGTTTCGGGAGTTCTCTAGTATGAAGATGTTAACTACCTCTTCTTCATCCTTTAAG GTGGTTCAGACTTATAATGCATCAGAACTTCTCGCCCAGATACCCTTGTTTAGTAATCTTGCCACTTTGATATTTGAAGAAAATCCAGTAAATATTTATTGTGAAGGACTACTGAGGATGTTCCAAAACTGTCCTAGTCTCCAAACTCTAGTATTCAGTGAG GGCGTTAGACTGTGGTGCCTAGATGCAGAAGAGGATGGGGTGTTAAGGCCACAGCCTCCTTGTTTCTTGGAAACTCTTGAAAAGATTGAAGTTCATGCATTTCATGGAAACAGGGATGAGCTTGCTGCATTAAAGGTTCTCTTAAAGAATGCAATGGTCTTGGAGAAGCTGATTATAACTTGCTCCGATTCTTTTGAAGGCGGACCGGAGAAGTTGAAGGATGTTAACAATCAATTAGCAGATTTACCTAGAGGGTCATCCAAATGCTGTGAATTTATTTGTTCGTTGAGGCCTTGA